A single Haloglycomyces albus DSM 45210 DNA region contains:
- a CDS encoding tetratricopeptide repeat protein, whose amino-acid sequence MVTQPADGIRPPHIWVNRGPTADRLSAELRKLRPRPVWLRSAENRGASSVVRVIAQEVNDHYPGGQLFVDLRGSDLVTVLRESLIRLGVPTDLLTSTVKNLGRQFNDAASEDVRLIMVRSDRNTDSARLFRPSRDVCGFVLVSPDSANDMEFLELELPPFDAEQRAELFDQVGLDHRLRPTINDDELFGPHELLQIARLISNDPDLAGESQEELKNIVTLGSSNGVLQASLSDAALWLYRFLHLLPQRLFDETTAEILIGPQPQDPSPLDELIRLDLVIPDNHGYFRLHRSSAAEPHSTSLADRTQFRLSFESYFDKVLALAQEADRIIMGNRRRIMPQAPLEGLHGHSGKWEAEKWFFERHTALKTMVTIALHNQWWTRAVSLAEALWAFYNNQPFPEEAVDCYSDALVAAETIAFDDPAVELQARLWLGKSLSEIGGFDESLQHLREAELLCDMIGDKPYPRHMFQASVFEQQARTLAARGDLLEAEERTDQALELCPKFADEQRRIRSKALYTKQKGEILERMGRHQDAKGHYERSINLFRSIGEQNIEPKVAAKLALLQAEESANRPSLLRAHNALTKLSSKKDKAEGWERLAAYSRDKDFQLRCLKSALAVWESGHSPRANDVKHRIAALEQDIRA is encoded by the coding sequence ATGGTTACACAACCAGCAGACGGAATTCGTCCCCCTCACATCTGGGTGAACAGAGGCCCGACGGCCGATAGGCTTAGTGCCGAACTCAGAAAACTACGTCCCCGACCCGTATGGTTGCGCTCCGCCGAAAACCGGGGAGCATCCAGCGTAGTTCGGGTCATCGCCCAGGAAGTCAACGACCACTATCCAGGTGGTCAGTTGTTCGTGGACCTTCGTGGATCCGACCTTGTTACCGTCCTGCGTGAGAGCCTGATCCGCCTCGGAGTGCCCACCGATCTCCTGACGTCTACAGTCAAGAACTTGGGTCGGCAGTTCAATGACGCCGCCAGCGAGGACGTCAGGCTGATCATGGTGCGTAGCGATCGAAATACCGATTCCGCACGTCTTTTCCGACCCTCACGAGATGTCTGTGGTTTCGTACTTGTCAGTCCGGATTCCGCAAACGACATGGAGTTCCTCGAGTTGGAATTGCCGCCGTTCGACGCTGAGCAACGTGCCGAACTCTTCGATCAGGTCGGGCTGGACCACCGTTTGCGCCCCACCATTAACGACGATGAGCTCTTCGGACCCCACGAACTGCTACAGATCGCGCGACTCATCTCGAACGATCCCGATCTTGCCGGTGAAAGCCAAGAAGAGCTGAAGAACATCGTGACCTTGGGGTCGAGCAATGGTGTACTACAAGCTTCCTTGAGCGACGCGGCACTGTGGCTCTATAGATTCCTGCACCTATTGCCACAACGGCTCTTCGACGAGACGACGGCCGAAATCCTGATCGGGCCTCAACCGCAGGACCCGTCTCCTCTGGATGAGCTTATTCGGCTGGATTTGGTTATCCCGGACAATCATGGTTATTTCCGGTTGCACCGGTCGTCGGCCGCTGAACCTCACAGCACTTCCCTCGCCGACCGAACGCAATTCCGACTGTCATTCGAGTCGTACTTCGACAAGGTTCTCGCCCTTGCACAGGAAGCCGACAGGATCATCATGGGCAACCGCCGTCGGATCATGCCGCAGGCCCCGCTGGAAGGACTACACGGCCATTCGGGCAAGTGGGAGGCCGAAAAATGGTTCTTCGAACGCCATACCGCGCTGAAAACGATGGTGACCATTGCGCTGCACAATCAGTGGTGGACCCGCGCCGTTAGCCTGGCGGAAGCGCTCTGGGCGTTCTACAACAATCAGCCGTTCCCGGAAGAAGCGGTCGATTGTTATTCCGACGCCCTCGTCGCTGCCGAAACCATAGCCTTCGACGACCCTGCGGTGGAACTGCAAGCACGGTTGTGGCTTGGCAAAAGCCTCAGTGAGATCGGCGGTTTCGACGAATCGCTACAGCACTTGCGAGAAGCTGAGCTGCTGTGCGACATGATCGGCGACAAGCCCTATCCGCGTCACATGTTTCAAGCCAGCGTCTTCGAACAACAGGCCCGCACGCTTGCCGCTCGCGGAGACCTCCTCGAGGCCGAAGAACGTACCGACCAGGCTCTCGAACTGTGCCCGAAATTTGCCGACGAACAGCGTCGCATTCGTTCCAAAGCTCTATATACCAAGCAAAAGGGCGAAATCCTGGAACGAATGGGGCGGCATCAGGACGCGAAAGGCCACTACGAGCGTTCGATAAACCTGTTCCGTTCCATCGGCGAACAGAATATCGAACCAAAGGTCGCCGCCAAACTCGCTCTGCTCCAAGCTGAGGAAAGTGCGAATCGGCCGTCACTTCTACGCGCGCACAACGCATTGACGAAACTCTCGTCTAAGAAGGATAAAGCCGAAGGTTGGGAACGACTGGCCGCTTATTCACGCGATAAGGATTTTCAACTGCGGTGTCTGAAATCCGCACTCGCCGTTTGGGAAAGCGGCCACTCTCCCCGGGCCAACGACGTCAAACACCGGATAGCGGCATTGGAGCAGGATATCCGTGCGTAA
- a CDS encoding secondary thiamine-phosphate synthase enzyme YjbQ, protein MSLFQSNEISLQTGHRQCVLDITDKCRRFLVDFDAYSGLLNIFVPHATAGVAILETGAGSDDDLLASLEDLLPRDDRWQHRHGSYGHGRDHVLPAYIAPHATIPVIDGRMALGTWQSVTLVDTNVDNPDRRVRLSYLG, encoded by the coding sequence ATGAGTTTGTTCCAAAGCAATGAGATTTCGCTGCAAACCGGCCACCGCCAATGCGTTCTTGACATCACGGACAAATGTCGACGTTTTCTCGTGGATTTTGACGCTTACAGCGGTCTCCTCAACATCTTCGTGCCTCACGCGACCGCTGGGGTCGCCATTCTGGAGACCGGAGCCGGGTCGGACGACGACCTGTTGGCAAGTCTTGAGGATCTGCTACCGCGCGATGATCGCTGGCAGCACCGCCACGGATCCTATGGGCACGGGCGTGACCACGTGCTCCCCGCCTATATCGCGCCTCATGCCACGATCCCGGTTATCGACGGTCGCATGGCCCTGGGGACTTGGCAGTCGGTGACACTTGTAGACACCAACGTTGACAATCCTGACCGGCGAGTTCGATTGTCGTATTTGGGGTAA
- a CDS encoding DNA glycosylase AlkZ-like family protein: MDSFSLAQARAVAVDRQLSGGPQSYQDVIRRLGCIQIDTISAVRRAHELTLLSRGVKADEVDDALKRREKPVAFEHWGHALSLIDLQLWPYLARRRRSAAQEDIRSLGIDDNAVDRIRELLQGHGSITSKHLPDGATLPKPAGVTGWNPRSDHKRALDWMVQSGEVTCTWRQGFQRVYQAADEVIPTEYRWDADDSDCVDALVAIALRNLGVGTLDDIADYFRLRSAAVRESLERMEVPRVEVEGWDVPAWKDTSVDDVPTPEENTVPVSMFDPLVWHRARLRRLWGHDWKIEIYVPKAKRTFGYWCMPVVVGSRIPGRVALRRRRNELVVEAAEWSERDRSPLYDAVNEVASWTTTTPTWECGVAKP; this comes from the coding sequence GTGGATTCGTTTTCTCTTGCCCAGGCCCGTGCGGTGGCGGTCGATCGTCAGCTATCTGGCGGCCCCCAGTCGTATCAGGACGTGATTCGGCGTCTCGGATGCATTCAAATCGATACCATTTCGGCGGTTCGTCGAGCCCACGAGTTGACACTCTTGTCTCGGGGCGTGAAGGCCGATGAGGTGGATGACGCCTTGAAACGGCGTGAAAAGCCGGTCGCCTTTGAGCACTGGGGTCACGCGCTCTCTTTGATCGATCTCCAACTGTGGCCGTATTTGGCCCGGAGACGACGTTCGGCGGCACAAGAGGATATCCGTTCTCTCGGCATCGACGACAACGCGGTCGACCGCATTCGAGAACTGTTGCAGGGCCACGGTTCCATCACGTCAAAGCACCTGCCGGACGGTGCCACCCTACCTAAACCGGCCGGGGTCACCGGTTGGAATCCACGTAGTGACCATAAACGCGCCTTGGATTGGATGGTGCAGTCGGGGGAGGTCACGTGCACGTGGCGGCAAGGCTTTCAGCGGGTGTATCAGGCTGCCGACGAGGTCATTCCGACCGAGTATCGATGGGATGCCGATGATTCCGACTGTGTTGACGCACTTGTCGCGATCGCGCTGCGAAACCTCGGCGTGGGCACCTTGGACGATATCGCCGATTACTTTCGACTCCGCAGCGCCGCAGTGCGCGAGTCGCTGGAACGCATGGAGGTACCTCGGGTTGAGGTGGAAGGCTGGGACGTTCCGGCGTGGAAGGATACGTCCGTTGACGACGTTCCCACACCGGAGGAGAACACGGTGCCGGTGTCGATGTTCGATCCCCTGGTCTGGCACCGAGCGCGATTGAGGCGCTTGTGGGGGCACGACTGGAAGATCGAAATCTACGTTCCAAAGGCGAAACGAACGTTCGGGTACTGGTGTATGCCGGTAGTGGTTGGTTCGCGCATCCCGGGTCGCGTGGCGCTGCGACGTCGTCGCAACGAATTGGTCGTGGAGGCCGCCGAATGGTCCGAGCGGGATCGTTCACCCTTGTACGACGCGGTCAATGAAGTAGCTTCCTGGACCACCACGACTCCTACATGGGAATGCGGTGTGGCGAAACCATAA
- a CDS encoding serine/threonine-protein kinase, with amino-acid sequence MTVPHNDDSFWGGRYRVKGDIGSGGMGRVFLADDTVLDREVAIKTIRPSRLEGDGATTVIRRFEREARLAARLRHPNLPEIYDASERNADSLYLVMEFVKGVDLQAPIDEKTPLNSREVAAIGMQTASALDAIHHGHIVHRDLKPANLRLNEMGVVKLVDFGIAADRDSRATRLTHTGNEPGTPDYQAPEFLTGGQATPATDLYALGVVLYELLRGAKIFGDGRLTVYETQRAHAEEIPEPLSHPELNVLIVEELLAKDPSNRPATAGDVYRRLGEIFPSTPLSTCTLDVDPSIPLVMPLTPPTAVKDVNSSSGRQAPVQARPSNTLEEDLQRLFREAEGYFRTEDWKQAVQSYRVLARRLAQSDPHAELRAQIRIAEALAQLGHREQALQGIDTLLRRASKSEVIGPEGYFEVRLVRCDLLYPTIGDTAARADMQALYEEALPVLGSQHDVVRGVRQRMNRSDW; translated from the coding sequence GTGACTGTTCCCCACAACGACGATTCCTTCTGGGGCGGCCGATACCGCGTCAAAGGAGACATCGGGTCCGGCGGTATGGGACGCGTATTCTTGGCCGACGACACGGTACTGGACCGCGAGGTAGCCATCAAGACCATACGCCCCAGTCGGCTGGAAGGCGATGGAGCCACCACCGTGATCCGGAGGTTCGAACGCGAAGCACGTTTGGCCGCTCGCCTCCGCCATCCCAACCTCCCGGAAATATACGATGCCTCAGAGCGAAACGCCGATTCCCTTTATTTGGTGATGGAGTTCGTCAAAGGAGTCGACCTACAGGCGCCCATCGATGAAAAGACACCTCTGAACTCCCGTGAAGTAGCGGCCATCGGAATGCAAACTGCCAGCGCTCTCGACGCTATTCACCACGGCCACATCGTCCACCGCGACCTTAAACCCGCAAACTTGCGCCTCAACGAAATGGGCGTGGTGAAACTCGTCGACTTCGGGATCGCGGCCGATCGTGATTCGCGAGCCACTCGACTGACGCATACCGGAAACGAACCGGGTACTCCGGACTATCAGGCCCCCGAATTTCTCACCGGCGGTCAGGCCACCCCGGCAACCGACCTGTACGCCCTGGGAGTCGTTCTGTACGAACTGCTACGCGGCGCCAAAATCTTCGGCGACGGTCGGCTCACCGTTTATGAAACTCAACGGGCCCATGCCGAAGAAATCCCGGAGCCTTTGTCTCACCCCGAACTGAACGTACTCATCGTGGAAGAACTTCTGGCCAAAGACCCGAGCAACCGCCCCGCAACGGCCGGTGACGTGTATCGGAGGCTTGGTGAGATCTTTCCATCGACGCCTTTGTCGACCTGCACTCTAGATGTCGATCCCAGCATTCCGTTGGTCATGCCTTTGACTCCGCCCACCGCAGTTAAGGACGTCAATAGTTCGTCGGGGCGGCAAGCTCCGGTGCAGGCGCGACCGTCCAATACCCTGGAGGAAGACCTGCAGCGGCTGTTTCGTGAAGCCGAGGGCTATTTTCGCACTGAGGACTGGAAGCAGGCCGTGCAAAGTTACCGCGTCTTGGCCCGTCGCCTAGCGCAGTCCGACCCGCATGCGGAATTGCGCGCCCAGATTCGAATCGCGGAGGCATTGGCTCAGCTCGGACACCGAGAACAGGCGCTTCAAGGTATCGATACTCTGCTGCGACGGGCAAGCAAGTCAGAGGTCATCGGCCCGGAGGGGTATTTCGAGGTACGACTCGTACGTTGTGACCTTCTGTACCCGACGATAGGGGACACTGCTGCACGCGCCGATATGCAGGCACTGTATGAAGAAGCGCTGCCCGTGTTGGGGTCACAGCACGATGTCGTTCGCGGTGTGCGACAGCGGATGAACAGATCGGATTGGTAA